The Asterias rubens chromosome 1, eAstRub1.3, whole genome shotgun sequence genome segment CTGCATGGGGAAAAACCTGTAGCTTATGCAAACGAGACAACCACTTCAAGCAATGCTGCAAGTTCAACAAAGAGACACGCAAAGTTCACGCACTAGATGACGCCCATGTGTATGGCTCTAATGAATCATTAGACTCTAGTGGCACTGAATCCATCAACTGTGTAGAGATTGCTGTCAATGCTGTAGAAAACACCAAAGGTGCTCTCTTTGCTGAAATGATGCTTGATGGCAAATCAATGAAGTTTCAAATAGACTCAGGAGCTACCGTCAATGTTTTGCCAAGGAAATATGTGACTGAATCCACAATTCAACCACACAACCTCACACTTAAGATGTACAACCAGTCCACGCTAAAAGCTGTTGGCAAGACAAAAGTCATCTTGCGCAACCCccaaaataagaagaaatacAGGGTTGAATTTGTGGTGATTGAACCAAACTCCTTCACTCCCCTCCTTAGCCGCAATGCTGCTGAACGCATGTCACTGATCACGGTCAACTATGACAACTTCAGACTACTGCACTCAGTAAACGTCACATCCACTGAAGGCATTCTTGCAGAATATGATGATGTATTCAAAGGCAAACTTCCAGGCTCTCTACCAGGATTAGTCCACCTCCACATTGCAGAAGACGCAAGACCAGTGCAATGCTCACCTAAGAAAGTACCAGTGTCACTAAAACACAAAGTCAAGACAGGACTAGCACAACTGGTTAAAGATGACATTCTTGCACCAGTTGATGAACCTACTGAATGGTGTAGTCGCATGGCAGTGACAGCAAAGAAAACCTCAAATGATCTACGATACTGTATCGATCCCCGTccactgaacaaagtactaCAAAGAGAGTTGTACGAATTGCCCGTTATGGAAGACATCTTACCAGAACTTTCCAGAGCTAAAATTTTCTCTAAACTGGACCTCCGATCTGGATATCTACATTGTGTGCTTGATGACCAAAGTAGTCTGCTCACTACCATGATGACACCGTTTGGCAGATACAGATGGAAAAGACTCCCATTTGGTCTGAAAGTCAGCTCTGAAATATTTCAGAAACGCCTCCACCAAGCGATTGCTGACCTTGACGGCATTGAATGCGTTGCCGATGACATCATTGTTTTTGGTGTTGGCGATACAACCGATGAGGCAGAACAGAGCCACAATGCAAGGCTAAAACAACTCCTCCAGAGATGCAGAGAAAAAGGCATCAAACTCAATGGAGAAAAATCTGAGATCAAATCTCAAAGCATCACCTTCCTAGGACACGTTGTCACCAGTGAAGGTCTAAAAATTGATGCAAAAAAGGTTGAAGCCATCACCAAAATGAgtaatcccaccgctgccaccatgtTTCAATAGGCTATGCTTCATACTTTAGTTAGTAAACAATGATTTTAGGTGCACAAGATTATAGACACGAGTCACTGATTTAAGCTAACATCCGGGAACGTTTAATGCAACACacgaaaggtcaaaggtcaataaacAACTTTATGCATATTGCAACACTTTGTATGACCGAACGCTAACGGGCGCTCAGTTTCCCTcagtgtgtgaccgcgcaacaccaatggtcttggaaccaagactaaacCGGGTACCACTGTAAGCACATACCGCGACAACAAGGTGTCAACATCACCGGAGTTAAATTGTCCGCctcctggtattttcatttttagaagacgagtaacaattttaaaattataggtgcttttTCAACAGCTGcgttactttttttgctgtctttataATTATCTGCACATAGTTTATTCGCACGCACGTGGTTTTGGCAGTAGCCATCTAGGTCCATATATACACGGGACGATGGAGTCCAATTTAAGTTCAGAATCCGTTATTACGTGGCTACATTTTGTCACAGCCGGGACGGCGGTCATCATTGGGTAAGTATGACGATGACtaattataaaattattattttgctcGGACAGGTTTCTGCGCGAATATTTGATTTCAAATCAAAGTTCAATGTTGGTGCAATAATTGAATAAAACTCATAGTACGTAAGTATAGTATAGCATAGCAGCTAGCATTCAGTCATTTCAAGAATacatgacaatacaaaaatacatccaGATGATGGGCTAGGACTTttaggagaaacaaaagcaaaataattactgtggtCCATAGATCTTCCTCCCCACAACTGGTTGTAAAACAAGTAAAAACGAGTAATAAaatatgtatgttttttgtaggcctattaataaataaaaaaagtataaaacaatgtacaATACAAAAAGATAGGAaatttaagttaatttaatatatattataacaatcaataaatcaattaaCAATCATGATAAAATTTCAGAAAACTCGTTGTGTGATGGCAGCTGGATTTTTAGCAAAGCagggggaaaagtttccgtatggcaccaccactttttcattcgatatgaaattaTTGTATCTAATTTAACTTcattgagatatcccttttggCTTTTTGTAagaatgagtgaaaaagtggtggcaccatttGGAAAGTTGATAATGAATGCTACTATggttacacacctatattccgacacccctatgttccgacaccccaatGTTCAGACAACTCCGCCcatattccgacatccctatgttccgacaccactgtattccgacacccctgtaTTCCGaaacccctatattccgacacccctatgttcggacaactgaacctatattccgacacccctatgttcggACAAGTTATTTTCGCACAAGTTATTTTCGCACAAGTTATTTTCGCTCAATATTACTCTgttgaacaataacaaaaacacaacttgtaTTACAGGTTTCCCGGTGAATTTCGGCCGGGAATAGGCCTAAGTTTGGACATTCGTAAGTTGaatttgtactatttttttttttaaaggcagtggatactaatggtaattactcaaaataattattagcataaaaccttacttggtgacgagtaatggggagagattgatggtataaaactatgtgagaaacggctctctctgaaaggccatagtttttgagaaagaagtaattttccacgaatttgattttgagacctcatatttagaatttgaggtctcgaaatcaaccatctaaatgcacacaacttcgtgtgacaagggtgtttgttctttcattattatctcgcaacttcgacgaccgattgagctcaaattttcacaggtttgttattttatgcacatgttgagatataccaaatgagaagactggtctttgacaattaccaatattgtccactgtctttaagtgaagGAATCAAATAATAGATAATCGAATCACACTTGAATTTGTTGCTTGTTTAggcaacaaaacacacaaaatgttgttgttttttgtacactGAGTACCATTTTTTTCTCTAACTATTGCAGGTACTTGGTGTGGACTTACACTTTCTTCATTAGAAATGGAATTCCTGGACCACTGTCCATGCCATTAGTCACAACCATCAAAAGATCACGAGAGGTAGGACAGTGGCTTCAATATTTTCTAAGATACCGTCGCAGCAACAATTGGCTTGTCTTAAAATGCTCATGAGCGGTCTCCAAACGGCTGCTAGATTTGACCAACTTCTGTTATTCACACCAaactagtatacaaatattgactgcttcaagtgctatggttaaaactatgactccctcagTGATCCCCGGAGTGTTCTATTTTCCCAAGGCGAAACTATGACTCCCgtggtgatccccggagcgttctatatcagtggcgaagccgagggtaaatagaacgctccagggatcaccaagggagtaatagttttaaccattgcacgagtaaaagcagtcaatacttGTTTTacaacaccccaaacatttctaaatactgtactatttttTACATACCTGAATgatacaatccacggacgacgcgaatacagattgcgaaaacttttactgtgctctgcatgtagtgtcgtgtagtccgaaatggttacagactattaatttatcatcctcgtacacgcacaGACGtttgggtactgcacgccgtgtgatagtcttcagcaaaccgatgcactatcacacagcaaaccgatgcactatcacacggccgtcgtctagtaaagTTAAGActtatcatgtgacgcgctctaaaccaatgaaaaggcagaatattggtaaggggtgttataatcaTAATTATTCCCCTTTAATATCCCGTATTGAAAAATAGTGTCATAATTTAATTGAACCCCAATCCATTGCACCCACATTAACTTAAATGTTGGTTTTATACTAGATCATGAACCAGGCCTGATagttcacggaggcaacgaatgATCCAGTCTTCCTCatcatagggtgctctttatcaaggagaaaatgcattggggccttgtcctttcaaaaacaaagcatatatAGGCCTGATGAGCGTCAACATTGACTAGCACCATAAAGTACAAATACTTTGGTAGGTGCTCAGCTTTATGCTTTGAATAATGTTGGTTTCATGCGTGTACCAGCTACCTTAAAATGGTATATGCGTGCACTTGTCAAGAAACACAAAAActatttcacaaagaaaacAGTTGATTTGAAGCCTCGGAGCACAATAAGCACATTGTCCCTACCAATATCcttgttgatattattatataataatatcCTTGTTTAGTATAGGGGCCATTTATCCGCTAGTGGATGAGCCGATCTTTATATCACATGTTAATACACCCCCCACGTGACCAGTCTTCGACCAATCAGAGTGGTATAATTTCTCTGAGGTATTCTTTTCATGTTCTTGTAACACATCTTAGATGAAACATAGTAatccatgtttttg includes the following:
- the LOC117296085 gene encoding uncharacterized protein K02A2.6-like; this translates as MACAKPLTHVSPPPQLKLKENAIEEWKMFKQMYSNYCIITELSKHDKAYQKAVFLHSMGPAGVKIFNSLTFSEDDDKDDITLITQKLDHYIIGEVNETYERYMFNKRDQEASESIEAYLSALRELAKTCNFCDCLQDSLLRDRIVLGIRDSHTRKLLLQKRKLTLKMALDICRSAEATTFQLKSFGETETEAVHKVSDWKTKDTTAKHTGKLPTITCKFCARKHLRKKELCPAWGKTCSLCKRDNHFKQCCKFNKETRKVHALDDAHVYGSNESLDSSGTESINCVEIAVNAVENTKGALFAEMMLDGKSMKFQIDSGATVNVLPRKYVTESTIQPHNLTLKMYNQSTLKAVGKTKVILRNPQNKKKYRVEFVVIEPNSFTPLLSRNAAERMSLITVNYDNFRLLHSVNVTSTEGILAEYDDVFKGKLPGSLPGLVHLHIAEDARPVQCSPKKVPVSLKHKVKTGLAQLVKDDILAPVDEPTEWCSRMAVTAKKTSNDLRYCIDPRPLNKVLQRELYELPVMEDILPELSRAKIFSKLDLRSGYLHCVLDDQSSLLTTMMTPFGRYRWKRLPFGLKVSSEIFQKRLHQAIADLDGIECVADDIIVFGVGDTTDEAEQSHNARLKQLLQRCREKGIKLNGEKSEIKSQSITFLGHVVTSEGLKIDAKKVEAITKMSNPTAATMFQ